One stretch of Acidimicrobiales bacterium DNA includes these proteins:
- the dnaN gene encoding DNA polymerase III subunit beta has translation MKFRCERDVLDRAFSITRRAVAGRGGTLQVLSGLHLELKGNTLTVVGSDLDLVVRVTVEVGGEQDGSVVLSAQLGAEIVRSLDSGQVEFTVDDDGASVVSGRSDFRLRVMSAEEYPRFDEPGGESVTLDAGAVADALDQVIKAASIDDARQILTGVLMAAEADGLRFVATDSYRLAVRDLPGTAVLGRDQTVLVPSRALDMVGKILGDAEELTIRLGERDATFEVDDVQVVTRLIEGEFPNYRGLIPDDHPNVLVVDRIALQEAVRRVRILAQESTPVRLSMSTEGLELVAITQDVGQAHESVDATYEGADLTVAFNPQFLLDGLEVSPGEEVRLETSEASKPAVLRSIGDEQFLYLLMPVRVS, from the coding sequence GTGAAGTTCCGATGCGAACGAGATGTCCTAGATAGGGCCTTCTCCATCACCCGACGCGCTGTTGCCGGTCGTGGAGGAACACTTCAAGTCTTGTCAGGCCTCCACCTGGAGCTCAAGGGAAACACCTTGACCGTGGTCGGTAGTGACCTTGACCTGGTGGTACGTGTCACTGTCGAGGTTGGTGGTGAACAAGATGGTTCAGTGGTCCTGTCTGCTCAACTAGGGGCTGAGATTGTCCGATCTTTGGATAGTGGACAGGTGGAGTTCACCGTCGATGACGACGGGGCCAGCGTGGTGTCAGGACGATCAGACTTTCGTCTTCGGGTCATGTCGGCCGAGGAATACCCCCGCTTTGATGAACCCGGTGGAGAATCAGTAACCCTGGATGCCGGCGCAGTTGCTGATGCCCTTGACCAGGTCATTAAAGCGGCAAGCATCGATGACGCACGCCAGATTTTGACCGGCGTTCTCATGGCTGCCGAGGCAGACGGACTTAGATTCGTAGCAACGGATTCCTACCGTCTTGCGGTTAGAGATCTCCCTGGGACCGCAGTGCTGGGTCGGGACCAAACGGTGCTCGTTCCGTCACGAGCTCTAGACATGGTGGGAAAGATCTTGGGCGATGCCGAGGAGCTGACTATCAGACTGGGTGAACGGGATGCCACGTTCGAGGTAGATGATGTCCAGGTGGTGACCCGCCTCATCGAAGGTGAATTCCCGAACTACCGGGGCCTGATACCAGACGACCATCCGAATGTTCTGGTGGTGGACCGTATAGCCCTGCAGGAAGCAGTTCGCCGGGTCCGAATTCTGGCCCAGGAATCCACGCCGGTGAGGTTGTCGATGTCTACCGAAGGGCTTGAGTTGGTGGCCATCACCCAAGACGTTGGGCAAGCTCACGAATCTGTGGATGCCACATACGAGGGTGCCGATCTAACGGTGGCGTTTAATCCACAGTTCCTACTCGATGGTCTTGAAGTGAGTCCCGGTGAAGAGGTCCGGCTGGAGACCAGCGAGGCAAGCAAGCCTGCGGTACTCCGGTCGATTGGTGATGAGCAATTCCTGTATCTGCTCATGCCCGTACGGGTGTCCTGA
- a CDS encoding DNA replication/repair protein RecF: MTVERLWLTDFRNHPEVDLVLDPGVTLVVGSNGQGKTNLIEALAWLARGSSFRGAPTEAMVRFGADRAVVRAEIDTAGRSVLLEAELVASGRNRIQVNKQRITRLRDLLGHFRTTVFGPDDLHLVKGSPGERRGWIDDLLVDLHPRNHALRSDLDRILRQRNTLLKQAKGHLSTEVETTLDVWDAQLGDLGERLATARRETLVALGPRVDELFDALTDGRSRLTMKVVDQWSSEGLEKALNRARSNDVRRGVTTVGPHRDDVLLTLDDMPSRTHASQGEQRSIALALRLAGHRLVAEQTGAEPIVLLDDVFSELDPRRCVVLVGLLPSTQAVITSAGAVPEGVEAGVVLHLDDGEFVSQIGP, translated from the coding sequence ATGACCGTTGAACGCCTCTGGCTGACTGATTTTCGCAATCATCCGGAGGTTGATCTGGTTCTAGATCCCGGGGTCACCCTGGTGGTCGGTTCCAATGGCCAAGGGAAGACGAACCTTATTGAGGCGTTGGCCTGGTTGGCTCGAGGGTCGTCCTTCCGCGGTGCACCCACCGAGGCAATGGTGAGATTTGGTGCAGACCGGGCGGTAGTTCGAGCGGAGATCGATACGGCCGGGCGAAGCGTCCTACTCGAAGCTGAACTGGTGGCCTCGGGACGAAACCGAATTCAGGTCAACAAGCAGCGGATCACCCGACTGCGAGATCTTCTTGGTCATTTTAGGACCACGGTGTTCGGCCCTGATGACCTTCACCTGGTCAAGGGCAGCCCGGGAGAACGGCGGGGCTGGATCGACGACCTGCTGGTCGATCTACACCCACGTAATCATGCGCTTAGGAGTGACCTGGATCGGATCCTCCGACAGCGAAACACGTTGCTCAAACAGGCCAAGGGTCACTTGTCGACTGAGGTGGAGACCACGTTGGACGTCTGGGACGCCCAACTGGGAGACTTGGGAGAACGCTTGGCGACCGCTCGACGGGAAACCCTCGTGGCTCTCGGGCCGAGGGTTGATGAACTTTTCGACGCACTCACCGATGGGAGAAGTCGTCTCACGATGAAAGTGGTGGATCAGTGGTCCTCAGAGGGACTGGAGAAGGCATTGAACCGGGCACGGTCCAATGACGTCCGACGCGGTGTGACCACGGTCGGTCCTCATCGAGATGATGTGCTCCTGACTTTGGACGATATGCCGTCGAGAACCCATGCTTCCCAGGGGGAGCAGCGCTCGATAGCCCTCGCCCTCCGTCTTGCCGGTCATCGTCTGGTGGCTGAACAGACGGGTGCAGAACCGATTGTTCTGCTCGATGATGTGTTCTCAGAACTTGATCCTCGACGGTGTGTTGTCCTAGTCGGGTTGCTGCCATCGACCCAGGCAGTGATTACCTCGGCTGGAGCGGTTCCTGAAGGAGTAGAAGCTGGTGTCGTCCTTCATCTAGACGACGGCGAGTTCGTTTCCCAAATAGGACCATGA
- a CDS encoding DUF721 domain-containing protein, which translates to MKPDRGPVALRWSLERLLAGMGAPQIDDTMMIIDQWPEIVGARLAERIEAVAVSGSELLVAVHDPAWASQVAWLEAQLLERVEALVGPGKITSVRARVQPREGP; encoded by the coding sequence ATGAAGCCTGATCGCGGGCCGGTGGCCCTTCGATGGAGTTTGGAACGGCTGTTGGCTGGCATGGGAGCACCGCAGATCGATGACACCATGATGATCATCGATCAGTGGCCGGAGATCGTGGGAGCACGGTTGGCCGAGCGGATCGAAGCTGTCGCGGTGAGTGGATCAGAGCTCCTGGTCGCCGTTCACGACCCGGCCTGGGCTAGCCAGGTTGCGTGGCTGGAGGCCCAGTTGTTGGAGCGGGTTGAGGCCCTGGTTGGACCAGGGAAGATCACCTCGGTTCGGGCTCGAGTCCAGCCTCGTGAGGGACCCTGA
- the gyrB gene encoding DNA topoisomerase (ATP-hydrolyzing) subunit B: MTTAETSYGAADITVLEGLEAVRKRPGMYIGSTGPTGLHHLVWEVVDNSVDEAMAGHCTTIEVTLSEDGSCEVSDDGRGIPVGLHHQYEELTAAEVVLTVLHAGGKFGGEGYKVSGGLHGVGISVVNALSSRVEVEIDRDGSRHYMDFVEGGRLETRLAVSGDSPDGRTGTTVRFWPDESIFDETRFRFQTLSERFQMMAFLNRGLRIRLRDERTDENRGEVDYQYEGGIRDFVAHVNASKESLFSEVGYIEGIEDGQEVEVAFQWNTGFNSDGLHSFANGINTLEGGMHEEGFRSALTAVMNRYAKKRNLLKENDDNLQGEDIREGLTAIVSVRLSDPQFEGQTKSKLGNVEMRSLVQRTTNDRLADWLEEHPPEAKAIVQKAINAQRARVAAQDARKSARRKSALDGAGMPDKLKDCASKDPRESELFIVEGDSAGGSAVQARDPRTMAILPIRGKILNVERARADRMLKNNEIQTLIQAIGSGFGDDFDVGRIRYHKVILLCDADVDGSHIRTLLLTFFFRQMRPMVEAGHVYIAQPPLYSTVVGREKVYLKDDHAKEAFLVENPSHKREFQRLKGLGEMDFDELKETTMDPSRRSLLQVTVEMLAIADEVFSTLMGEDVESRKRFIQTNARDVRFLDI, from the coding sequence TTGACTACCGCAGAGACGTCCTACGGCGCAGCCGATATCACCGTCCTTGAGGGCCTCGAAGCCGTCCGGAAACGGCCTGGCATGTACATCGGATCGACGGGTCCCACCGGCCTCCACCACTTGGTGTGGGAGGTCGTAGACAACTCGGTTGACGAAGCGATGGCTGGCCACTGCACGACCATCGAGGTGACCCTCAGCGAGGACGGGTCGTGTGAGGTTTCAGATGATGGTCGGGGAATTCCCGTCGGCCTCCACCACCAGTATGAAGAGCTCACGGCCGCCGAGGTCGTGCTCACGGTGCTCCACGCCGGAGGCAAGTTTGGGGGCGAGGGATACAAGGTGTCCGGCGGGCTCCACGGCGTCGGCATCTCGGTGGTCAATGCGTTGTCGTCCAGGGTCGAGGTGGAGATTGATCGTGATGGCAGTCGGCACTACATGGATTTCGTGGAAGGCGGTCGACTGGAGACCCGTCTGGCGGTGAGCGGCGATTCACCCGATGGAAGGACCGGCACCACCGTTCGCTTCTGGCCGGACGAATCGATCTTTGACGAGACTCGATTCCGTTTCCAAACCTTGTCTGAGCGCTTCCAGATGATGGCGTTCCTGAACCGGGGTCTACGGATTCGATTGCGAGACGAACGGACGGACGAGAACCGTGGTGAGGTGGACTACCAGTACGAGGGGGGCATCCGCGACTTCGTGGCCCACGTGAATGCCTCTAAGGAGTCCTTGTTTTCCGAGGTCGGCTACATCGAAGGCATCGAGGACGGGCAGGAGGTCGAGGTGGCCTTCCAGTGGAATACCGGCTTCAACTCCGATGGTCTCCACTCCTTCGCCAACGGCATCAACACCCTCGAGGGGGGGATGCACGAGGAGGGATTTCGTAGCGCGTTGACAGCGGTGATGAACCGCTATGCCAAGAAGAGGAACCTCCTCAAGGAGAACGACGACAACCTCCAAGGCGAGGACATTCGCGAGGGGCTGACCGCCATCGTCAGCGTCCGCCTGTCTGATCCGCAGTTCGAGGGTCAGACCAAGTCCAAGCTGGGAAACGTCGAAATGCGATCGCTGGTGCAACGGACCACCAATGACCGGTTGGCCGACTGGCTGGAGGAACACCCCCCGGAAGCCAAGGCAATTGTCCAGAAGGCAATCAACGCCCAGCGGGCTCGGGTAGCCGCTCAGGATGCACGCAAGTCAGCCCGCCGGAAGTCGGCGTTGGACGGCGCCGGCATGCCCGACAAGCTCAAGGACTGTGCATCCAAAGATCCGCGGGAATCCGAACTTTTCATCGTGGAGGGCGATTCGGCTGGCGGTTCAGCGGTACAGGCACGCGACCCCCGCACCATGGCCATTCTTCCCATCCGGGGAAAGATCCTCAATGTCGAGCGTGCCCGTGCTGACCGGATGCTCAAGAACAACGAGATCCAAACGCTGATCCAGGCTATTGGTAGCGGCTTCGGCGACGACTTCGACGTCGGTCGCATCCGCTACCACAAGGTGATCCTGCTGTGTGACGCGGACGTAGACGGCAGCCACATCCGCACGCTTCTACTGACCTTCTTTTTCCGTCAGATGCGGCCGATGGTCGAGGCCGGACACGTCTACATCGCCCAACCTCCGCTGTATTCCACGGTGGTGGGGCGCGAGAAGGTCTACCTGAAGGACGACCACGCCAAGGAGGCGTTCTTGGTCGAGAATCCCAGCCACAAGCGGGAGTTCCAACGTCTCAAGGGCCTTGGCGAGATGGACTTCGACGAACTCAAGGAGACCACCATGGATCCGTCCCGTCGGAGTCTTCTGCAGGTGACCGTCGAGATGCTGGCCATTGCCGACGAGGTCTTCTCGACGCTCATGGGCGAGGACGTGGAGAGCCGTAAGCGCTTCATCCAGACCAATGCCCGCGATGTCCGGTTCTTGGACATCTAG
- the gyrA gene encoding DNA gyrase subunit A, whose translation MADETDVPTTDVAAPGDEAPTLGFIQPIEIQEEMEQSFLDYAMSVIVSRALPDARDGLKPVHRRILWGMYDLGARPDRPTMKCARVTGEVMGKYHPHGDLAIYDALVRMGQNFSLRHPVVHPKGNFGYSPDDAAAAARYTECRLDPIALDLLAGIDEDTVDFTENYSGEFTEPVVLPARFPNLLVNGSQGIAVGMATNIPTHNLGEVIDATIHLIDHPDATPDDLMEHLPAPDFPTGALILGRSGIREAYRTGRGQVRMRARTDIEEGQRSSRIVVSELPYQSSPNLIMSKIRDLVDAREIEGIADINDESAQGRTRIVITLKRDAPALVILNNLFKRTPLQTTFSVNTVALVDEVPRTLNLRELLVAYVDHQVEVVRRRSEFRLAKARDEAHITEGLLKALDLIDDIIALIRGSADRATAREGLMGDDFEFSEVQANHILDMQLARLTRLGRTNLEERMVELQATIAELEAILGDEERLRSVIKDELGEVRARHATPRRSEMVHDPGELDIEDLIDDEEMVFAMSTSGYVKTMSIGEFRTQGRGGKGVTGAKLKDEDAVAHLIHTTAHAYLLFFSTRGRVYRLKAHEIPSAGRTARGTSIVNLLPLQPDERIQAVIDTRDYESNRFLFFAMRSGRVKKTLFTAYDSSLKAGLIAVRLNDGDELVAVVPTNGDDDLFLVSSSGQTLRISEDDVRPMGRSVAGVRGMKFRDEDVLVSCCVARADATILHLTTEGYGKRTELDEFTVKGRAGLGVRGIRTTDDRGRVAGALVLTEDEDLFAITTAGMIIRMPATDISVQGRDATGVRVMSPGDGQEVAAVSPVPAGEPDEEFTEELADGLPEVPVE comes from the coding sequence GTGGCTGACGAGACGGACGTCCCGACGACAGACGTGGCTGCTCCGGGTGACGAGGCACCGACGCTGGGATTCATCCAGCCCATCGAGATCCAGGAGGAGATGGAGCAGTCTTTCTTGGACTACGCCATGTCGGTCATCGTGTCGCGGGCTCTTCCCGACGCACGGGACGGTCTCAAGCCGGTGCACCGACGAATCCTCTGGGGCATGTACGACCTTGGAGCCCGGCCGGATCGGCCGACCATGAAGTGCGCCCGCGTCACCGGCGAAGTCATGGGTAAGTACCACCCCCATGGGGATCTAGCCATCTACGACGCCCTGGTTCGCATGGGACAGAACTTCAGCCTGCGTCACCCGGTCGTGCACCCGAAGGGAAACTTCGGCTATTCGCCGGACGACGCGGCCGCCGCGGCCCGTTACACCGAATGTCGCCTCGATCCGATCGCCCTGGACCTCCTGGCCGGGATCGACGAGGACACCGTTGATTTCACGGAGAACTACTCGGGTGAATTCACCGAGCCGGTGGTCCTTCCGGCCCGCTTTCCGAACCTTCTGGTAAACGGCAGCCAGGGCATTGCGGTAGGCATGGCGACCAACATTCCGACCCACAATCTGGGTGAGGTGATCGATGCCACGATCCACCTCATCGACCATCCGGACGCCACGCCGGATGACCTGATGGAACACTTGCCTGCACCGGACTTCCCAACCGGGGCCCTGATCCTGGGGCGGTCCGGTATCCGCGAGGCCTACCGGACCGGCCGCGGACAGGTACGGATGCGGGCCCGCACCGACATCGAAGAGGGCCAGCGGTCGAGCCGGATCGTGGTCTCCGAGTTGCCGTACCAGTCCAGCCCCAACCTGATCATGTCCAAGATCCGTGACTTGGTGGATGCTCGAGAGATTGAGGGCATTGCCGACATCAACGACGAGTCGGCGCAGGGAAGAACCCGAATCGTGATCACGCTCAAGCGGGACGCCCCGGCGCTGGTCATCCTTAACAACTTGTTCAAGCGGACGCCGCTGCAGACCACGTTTTCGGTCAACACGGTGGCCCTTGTCGACGAGGTGCCCCGCACTCTGAACCTGCGTGAACTGCTGGTGGCCTACGTCGACCACCAGGTCGAAGTGGTACGTCGCCGCAGCGAGTTTCGGTTGGCCAAGGCACGCGATGAGGCCCACATAACCGAAGGCCTCCTGAAGGCACTCGACCTGATCGATGACATCATCGCCCTGATCCGGGGGTCGGCGGATCGGGCTACGGCGCGTGAAGGTCTGATGGGTGATGACTTCGAGTTCAGCGAGGTCCAGGCAAACCACATCTTGGACATGCAGCTGGCCCGCCTGACCCGTCTTGGACGGACCAACCTCGAGGAGAGGATGGTCGAGCTCCAGGCGACGATCGCTGAGTTGGAGGCCATCCTCGGAGACGAAGAACGCCTTCGCAGCGTTATCAAGGACGAGTTGGGCGAGGTGCGGGCCAGACATGCCACCCCGCGGCGCAGCGAGATGGTCCACGATCCAGGCGAACTCGACATCGAGGACCTGATCGACGACGAGGAGATGGTGTTCGCCATGAGCACCTCGGGTTACGTCAAGACGATGTCAATCGGTGAGTTTCGGACCCAGGGGCGCGGAGGCAAGGGCGTCACAGGAGCAAAGCTCAAGGACGAGGATGCGGTGGCTCACCTCATCCACACCACCGCTCATGCCTACCTGTTGTTCTTCTCCACCAGGGGCCGGGTATACCGGCTCAAAGCTCACGAGATTCCGTCGGCTGGTCGTACAGCCCGCGGGACATCGATCGTGAACCTGCTCCCGTTGCAGCCCGACGAGCGGATCCAGGCCGTCATCGACACCCGGGACTACGAGTCGAACCGCTTCCTGTTCTTCGCCATGCGGAGCGGACGGGTGAAGAAGACCCTGTTCACGGCCTACGATTCGTCGTTGAAGGCCGGTCTGATCGCCGTGCGCCTCAACGACGGCGACGAGCTGGTGGCCGTGGTGCCCACCAACGGGGACGACGACCTGTTCCTTGTCTCGAGCTCTGGCCAGACCCTGCGGATCTCCGAGGACGACGTGCGGCCCATGGGGCGGAGCGTGGCCGGGGTGAGGGGCATGAAATTCCGGGACGAGGACGTTCTGGTGTCGTGTTGCGTGGCCCGTGCCGACGCCACGATCCTCCATCTGACCACCGAGGGCTATGGCAAGCGGACCGAGTTGGACGAGTTCACGGTCAAGGGCCGTGCTGGTCTTGGTGTACGGGGTATCCGGACGACCGATGATCGGGGACGAGTGGCTGGTGCGCTGGTGCTGACCGAGGACGAGGACCTGTTCGCCATCACGACGGCTGGAATGATCATCCGCATGCCCGCGACCGACATTTCGGTCCAGGGTCGGGATGCAACCGGGGTTCGGGTCATGTCCCCCGGCGATGGCCAGGAAGTCGCTGCGGTGTCGCCCGTACCGGCCGGCGAACCCGACGAGGAGTTCACCGAAGAGTTGGCTGACGGGCTGCCAGAGGTGCCCGTCGAATAG
- a CDS encoding DUF3566 domain-containing protein: MAPDDIDDSSEPRPAARSGELFADLGEESTDDLVVDLPEELGDLVDPEGDIEADARTENDVALTAQQSSGDLLAKMSGGDLDDDDLDVSPVFRRERPRVLKGWFGRARAEALPVVERASGAPTGGYRVRRVRRLVRHIEPWSVLKVCLVFYLCVWGLLVIATRMLWSAADEAGTIGKVESFIEELFALESFTFDSAQIFRIFVLGGLVLVVGGIGVTVVLVVLFNLISDLTGGIRFTMVEEETAVRQRKLRRGDVVVETPVTGTGWQTEGGPGE; this comes from the coding sequence GTGGCCCCCGACGACATCGATGATTCCAGTGAGCCGCGCCCAGCCGCGCGCTCTGGGGAACTCTTCGCGGATCTTGGGGAGGAGTCGACTGATGATCTCGTCGTGGACCTGCCTGAGGAGCTGGGCGATTTGGTCGATCCTGAAGGCGACATTGAAGCTGACGCAAGAACCGAGAACGACGTCGCATTGACGGCGCAGCAGTCGTCAGGCGACCTGTTGGCGAAGATGTCTGGTGGGGACCTCGATGACGACGACCTCGACGTGTCACCAGTCTTTCGACGGGAACGTCCACGTGTCCTGAAGGGCTGGTTCGGTCGGGCACGGGCAGAGGCCCTCCCGGTCGTCGAACGGGCTTCAGGTGCTCCGACCGGTGGGTATCGGGTGCGACGGGTTCGCCGTTTGGTCCGTCACATCGAGCCGTGGTCGGTTCTGAAGGTCTGTCTGGTGTTCTACCTGTGCGTCTGGGGTCTTCTGGTCATCGCTACCCGCATGCTGTGGAGCGCGGCTGACGAGGCGGGAACCATCGGCAAGGTCGAATCGTTCATCGAGGAACTATTCGCCCTCGAATCCTTCACCTTCGACTCGGCACAGATCTTCCGGATCTTCGTGCTGGGTGGCCTGGTCCTCGTGGTCGGCGGTATCGGTGTCACCGTGGTCCTTGTGGTGCTCTTCAACCTCATCAGCGATCTGACCGGGGGAATCCGCTTCACCATGGTGGAAGAGGAAACCGCGGTTCGACAGAGGAAGTTGCGGCGTGGTGATGTCGTCGTCGAGACCCCCGTGACCGGCACTGGTTGGCAAACCGAGGGCGGTCCGGGAGAGTAG
- a CDS encoding Gfo/Idh/MocA family oxidoreductase, translating to MNRVAVLGAGAVGARVARQLLSSDAVEQVLLRDISAERLARASRSLGDRCRVEHHPFSDSLEADVVVVATPRGTHLEAVIETIAARRPAVLVGDGLAETIAVLRRSGDAARAGVPIAVGSGFGPGMSCVLAAHGASWFDEVDEVHVAKVGTGGPACALVHHRALSRRSYDWRVDDGSGAGDWTRRTGGSGRELAWFPDPVGPRDCYRAALPDPVLLHHALPTVGRITARVAATRRDRLTAPLPMLSPPHVEGGMGAVRVEVRGRRDDASDVVVLGATERPAVAAAAVAATTVEWLLAGRHRVAGMAGLAEMVEPVAFLSDLVERDLKASIFEGERALS from the coding sequence ATGAACCGGGTAGCGGTCCTCGGGGCCGGAGCGGTCGGCGCCCGGGTGGCCCGTCAACTCCTGTCCTCCGATGCGGTCGAGCAGGTCTTGCTGCGAGACATCTCGGCTGAACGCCTGGCTCGAGCCTCACGATCCCTCGGTGACCGGTGTCGGGTCGAACACCATCCGTTCTCCGACTCGCTGGAGGCCGATGTGGTCGTGGTGGCAACGCCAAGGGGGACCCATCTCGAGGCGGTGATCGAGACCATTGCGGCCCGTCGGCCAGCGGTACTGGTTGGTGACGGCCTAGCCGAGACGATCGCGGTGCTTCGGCGGTCGGGCGACGCAGCCCGTGCCGGCGTGCCGATCGCGGTGGGCAGCGGCTTCGGACCAGGTATGTCCTGTGTCCTGGCGGCCCATGGCGCCTCGTGGTTCGACGAAGTCGACGAGGTACACGTGGCGAAGGTTGGCACGGGCGGACCTGCGTGTGCGTTGGTCCACCATCGGGCACTCAGTCGACGTTCCTACGACTGGCGGGTGGACGATGGTTCCGGCGCGGGCGACTGGACCCGCCGGACGGGTGGCTCGGGCCGTGAACTGGCGTGGTTTCCCGATCCGGTGGGACCGAGGGACTGCTATCGGGCGGCTCTTCCTGATCCGGTGTTGTTGCACCACGCACTGCCCACGGTGGGTCGGATCACCGCCCGGGTGGCGGCTACCCGCCGGGATCGCCTGACGGCGCCATTACCCATGCTGTCTCCGCCGCACGTGGAGGGCGGGATGGGTGCTGTACGGGTCGAGGTCCGGGGTCGGCGAGATGACGCAAGCGACGTGGTCGTGCTCGGAGCCACCGAGCGACCAGCAGTGGCTGCCGCCGCAGTGGCTGCCACGACGGTGGAGTGGTTGCTGGCGGGTCGCCACCGCGTGGCCGGAATGGCCGGTCTGGCCGAGATGGTCGAACCGGTGGCATTCCTGTCGGACCTGGTGGAGCGGGATCTTAAGGCTTCGATCTTCGAGGGGGAGCGGGCCCTTTCCTGA
- a CDS encoding inositol monophosphatase family protein codes for MSPTPAAPAAQQSDLDFAIAIARAAGALTLELFRRPDVAVEGKEDGTPVTAADRGAERLLRERIGATYPDDAVVGEEESDTDGTSGRTWVLDPIDGTQSFIHGVPLYANLVALEDEHGPVVGVINIPALDECVWAGRGLGCFVNGEPTSVSDREDLHGSCIVTSGVDYWPSAAALDEFVGRNAVIRTWGDAYGYVLVATGRAHAMVDPIVSRWDVAPMLTILPEAGGVFTDLSGAVTAEGGDALATNLALAPQILELVGR; via the coding sequence ATGTCGCCAACCCCCGCTGCTCCCGCCGCACAACAGTCCGACCTTGACTTCGCCATAGCCATCGCACGTGCGGCAGGGGCTCTGACCCTGGAACTCTTCCGTCGCCCCGACGTCGCGGTGGAAGGCAAGGAAGACGGCACCCCGGTCACCGCAGCCGACCGCGGAGCCGAACGTCTTCTCAGGGAACGGATAGGCGCCACGTACCCCGACGACGCCGTGGTCGGTGAAGAGGAATCCGACACCGACGGCACCTCGGGACGCACCTGGGTACTCGACCCCATCGACGGCACCCAGTCGTTCATCCACGGTGTGCCCCTCTACGCCAACCTCGTGGCCCTTGAGGACGAGCACGGCCCAGTCGTGGGGGTGATCAACATCCCCGCACTCGACGAATGCGTCTGGGCTGGCCGGGGACTCGGTTGCTTCGTGAACGGCGAACCGACCAGCGTGTCGGACCGCGAGGACCTCCATGGCTCCTGCATCGTTACCAGTGGCGTCGACTATTGGCCGTCAGCCGCCGCACTCGACGAGTTCGTCGGGCGCAACGCGGTGATCCGGACCTGGGGTGATGCCTACGGCTACGTGCTGGTGGCCACCGGTCGAGCGCACGCCATGGTCGATCCGATCGTGAGCCGGTGGGACGTCGCCCCCATGCTGACCATCCTCCCGGAGGCCGGTGGCGTGTTCACCGATCTGTCGGGTGCCGTGACTGCCGAAGGTGGGGACGCCCTGGCCACCAACCTGGCGCTCGCCCCCCAGATCCTCGAACTGGTCGGCCGCTGA
- a CDS encoding ring-hydroxylating oxygenase subunit alpha, which produces MGPTAAEREALATGWDPNPARSMSLSTDAYTDPRWFDVEVETVFSRTWQWVCHVEKVRDPGTYTTTTIADRSVVVARDVDHTLRAFSNVCMHRAHELLTGDGTVKRITCPYHAWSYGLDGGLLTAPHTDHLVDFDPDSICLDALAVEEFGGFVYVNLDSEARALAEQAGDLAAEIAHWAPDVADLTHAHRLTYEIASDWKNVIDNFLECYHCPVAHRDFCTLVNMDTYEVSTHGIWSSHMAEAGRSDNTAYPVDDATVTDHAVWWLWPTTCLMRYPGRGNFIVMNVVPDGPGRTRETYDFFFETAEATEAELEAIRYIDDVLQAEDIALVESVQRGMTTPAFTQGRIVHDPAGSGKSEHGVHHFHGLLLDAYRSAGR; this is translated from the coding sequence ATGGGGCCCACCGCCGCTGAACGAGAGGCTCTGGCCACCGGCTGGGATCCCAACCCCGCCCGCTCGATGTCACTCTCGACAGATGCCTACACCGATCCACGTTGGTTCGATGTAGAGGTCGAGACCGTCTTCTCCAGGACCTGGCAGTGGGTGTGTCATGTCGAAAAGGTCCGTGACCCCGGCACGTACACGACCACAACGATCGCCGATCGGTCGGTCGTCGTGGCCCGCGACGTCGATCACACCCTTAGGGCGTTTTCCAACGTCTGCATGCACCGGGCCCACGAACTCCTGACCGGCGACGGCACCGTAAAGCGGATCACCTGCCCGTATCACGCCTGGTCCTACGGCCTAGACGGCGGCCTCCTCACCGCCCCCCACACCGACCACCTAGTCGACTTCGACCCGGACTCCATCTGCCTCGATGCCCTAGCCGTGGAGGAGTTTGGCGGCTTCGTCTACGTGAACCTCGACTCGGAGGCCCGGGCCCTGGCCGAGCAGGCCGGTGATCTGGCTGCCGAGATTGCCCACTGGGCACCCGACGTGGCCGATCTCACCCACGCTCATCGCCTGACCTACGAGATTGCGTCGGACTGGAAGAACGTCATCGACAACTTCCTCGAGTGCTATCACTGTCCGGTCGCCCACCGGGACTTCTGCACGCTGGTCAATATGGATACCTACGAGGTGTCCACCCACGGGATCTGGTCCAGCCACATGGCTGAGGCTGGGCGATCCGACAACACCGCCTACCCGGTCGACGATGCCACGGTTACCGACCACGCCGTCTGGTGGCTGTGGCCCACCACGTGTCTCATGCGTTACCCGGGACGGGGCAACTTCATCGTCATGAACGTCGTACCCGACGGCCCAGGTCGCACCCGCGAGACCTACGACTTCTTCTTCGAGACCGCCGAGGCGACCGAGGCCGAGCTGGAGGCCATCAGGTACATCGACGACGTCCTCCAAGCCGAGGACATAGCGCTGGTGGAGAGCGTGCAGCGGGGCATGACCACCCCAGCTTTTACCCAGGGTCGCATCGTGCACGACCCGGCGGGCTCGGGGAAATCCGAACACGGCGTCCACCACTTCCACGGCCTGCTACTCGATGCCTACCGCAGTGCCGGCAGGTAA